In the genome of Desulfofarcimen acetoxidans DSM 771, one region contains:
- a CDS encoding BhlA/UviB family holin-like peptide: MDDAIIKGALEQGIWAALFVSLFYYQLKESKHREERLMAFIDDIAQQFKILDSRTNKISCDIDDIKKQLKGRRTSNG, translated from the coding sequence GTGGATGACGCGATTATCAAGGGGGCTTTAGAGCAGGGAATATGGGCAGCACTATTTGTTTCCCTTTTCTATTACCAGTTAAAAGAAAGTAAGCACCGAGAGGAGCGATTAATGGCTTTTATTGATGACATTGCACAGCAGTTTAAAATTCTGGACAGCAGGACTAACAAAATTTCTTGTGATATTGATGACATTAAAAAACAACTTAAGGGCAGGAGGACTTCTAATGGTTAA
- a CDS encoding helix-turn-helix domain-containing protein: protein MENEIFIKMYRSAFTSGLVRELGATRWAVLCAIASYMNEDGEACPTQKQLANDLGLSLKTTLSHIKYLAGYRFNGQPILDREYRKSANNAFVYSYYKVLPTAQLTIFSQKPIGIEDEHMQKVHTNNTAYINTNNINKYINPTFRTLKEINQ, encoded by the coding sequence GTGGAAAACGAGATATTCATCAAGATGTACCGGAGTGCTTTTACCTCTGGTCTAGTACGCGAACTAGGGGCAACTCGTTGGGCCGTTCTCTGTGCCATCGCTTCCTACATGAACGAGGATGGAGAAGCCTGTCCGACCCAAAAGCAACTCGCTAATGATTTGGGTCTATCGCTAAAAACTACCTTAAGTCACATAAAGTACCTCGCTGGTTATCGCTTCAACGGTCAACCGATATTAGATAGGGAATATAGGAAATCGGCAAATAATGCCTTCGTCTACAGCTACTACAAAGTATTACCAACAGCACAACTGACAATATTTAGTCAAAAACCTATCGGTATAGAAGATGAACACATGCAAAAAGTACACACAAACAATACAGCTTATATAAATACTAATAATATTAATAAATATATAAATCCCACATTCCGTACCCTTAAGGAAATAAATCAATAA
- a CDS encoding ATP-binding protein, with product MAEIPKACARATFDSIPFTRDNPQAAIAVKEYCKDISRKVAEGIGFYFFSVPDKSNPKGTGNGKTTAACTILNEFIVARTIEHMQHKRLIAEIPGYFVNVSKFQNAYNKQFRGPRDMQEEASLTYYRLKELMIVVELLVMDDIGIRDATDAFKNEFYEVIDERVSEGRATIYTSNEPLSRVAELLDVRITSRIEGSTLPITFKGADKRKGGLFSD from the coding sequence TTGGCTGAGATTCCAAAGGCTTGTGCCAGGGCCACTTTTGATTCAATTCCGTTTACCCGTGATAACCCACAGGCCGCCATTGCTGTAAAAGAATACTGCAAGGACATAAGCAGGAAAGTGGCAGAAGGTATAGGATTTTATTTTTTTTCAGTACCGGACAAGAGTAATCCGAAGGGAACCGGCAATGGCAAAACGACCGCTGCCTGCACGATACTCAACGAATTTATAGTGGCCAGGACTATCGAACACATGCAACATAAGCGGCTAATAGCGGAGATTCCAGGCTATTTCGTTAACGTATCGAAATTTCAAAACGCATATAACAAACAGTTTCGGGGGCCGAGGGATATGCAGGAGGAAGCGAGTCTGACGTATTACCGGCTCAAGGAGCTTATGATAGTCGTAGAACTGTTGGTTATGGATGACATCGGTATTCGTGATGCCACAGATGCCTTCAAAAATGAGTTCTATGAGGTTATAGATGAGCGAGTAAGCGAAGGACGAGCTACCATCTATACCAGTAATGAGCCTTTAAGCAGAGTAGCAGAACTCCTTGATGTGCGGATTACAAGCCGTATTGAGGGCAGTACCCTTCCCATCACCTTCAAAGGTGCAGATAAACGGAAGGGAGGGCTGTTTAGTGATTGA
- a CDS encoding DUF3795 domain-containing protein, protein MDYQNMTAPCGLDCFNCPIYLANTDEKIRKIVAVRLNVPTEKAVCHGCRNEAGVIAAIGRNKPCYIYQCIRKKEISLCCDCVDFPCDYLHPYADQADQRPHNTKVFNSCLIKKMGLEKWAQEKALNVKETYFKGNIKLND, encoded by the coding sequence ATGGACTATCAAAACATGACCGCACCTTGTGGGTTGGACTGCTTTAATTGTCCCATTTATCTGGCAAACACCGATGAGAAAATAAGGAAGATTGTCGCTGTCCGGCTTAATGTTCCAACGGAAAAAGCCGTATGCCATGGTTGCCGTAATGAAGCTGGAGTAATCGCTGCCATTGGAAGAAATAAACCGTGTTACATTTATCAATGTATTCGGAAAAAGGAGATAAGCCTTTGCTGCGATTGTGTTGATTTTCCGTGTGATTACTTACATCCATACGCTGATCAAGCCGACCAGAGACCACACAATACTAAAGTTTTTAATTCCTGCTTGATAAAAAAAATGGGACTGGAGAAATGGGCTCAGGAAAAAGCCCTAAACGTTAAAGAGACTTACTTCAAGGGCAATATAAAATTGAACGACTAG
- a CDS encoding IS1634 family transposase: protein MENQILQNINSLQVGPSAIIAALTREINLVQIINNQVIWDEKQCNNSPGLYVEAMIINILTDRKPLYRVSEFFKDMDVEALFGPTVQATDFNDDALGNTLDRLAESNLDHLYSNIVLQAHLKHRFRVDLAHGDTTSITVYGDYANASSETLNIVRGFNKDGHRDCKQIVAGAVVTPEGIPLMGTINDGNLNDVKWNQQIIEQLPEMLKSLNSPETIYVADSKLVTIDNLKHLAKKNIRFISRIPETFGIVPSLKDWAFRQDKWQEIENILPDKNAAVYKLQSIKVKLGDRRYRFIIVHSSNLDQKKEKTLKRTAENEQKKLEKICKEIGKQEFACEKDAISYLRHMKKKQDGQFYHLDAEVIAEEKKGVGRPKTKEKSPIKIVYRIKAIVSVMDETAWQMAKERASTFVLITNLKNPRENTAETILRHYKEQNTVEMRFRFLKNPAILGQVFLKKPSRVKALGYIFLITMLIYALMERRVRQNLAAEGKVLQLSYRSKVKQPTGMLILQEMTNFTIIHITRKLGRRERYLPTKTSKQQLEIIRLTGFDESIYLKELSIVS, encoded by the coding sequence ATGGAAAACCAAATACTACAAAATATTAATAGCTTACAGGTGGGGCCCAGCGCAATAATAGCTGCACTTACCCGAGAAATAAATTTAGTACAAATCATTAACAATCAGGTAATCTGGGATGAAAAACAATGTAATAATTCACCAGGCCTTTATGTAGAAGCTATGATTATAAACATATTGACAGACCGAAAACCTTTGTACCGAGTATCTGAATTTTTTAAAGATATGGACGTAGAAGCATTATTTGGTCCAACGGTACAAGCAACTGATTTCAACGACGATGCTTTAGGAAATACATTGGATCGATTAGCTGAATCAAATCTAGACCATTTGTATTCTAACATAGTTTTACAAGCACATTTAAAACACCGTTTTAGAGTAGATTTAGCACATGGTGATACTACATCCATTACTGTTTATGGAGATTATGCCAATGCTTCGTCGGAGACATTAAACATAGTTCGAGGATTTAACAAAGACGGCCATCGGGACTGCAAGCAGATAGTAGCTGGTGCAGTAGTAACTCCCGAAGGAATACCTCTTATGGGAACAATAAACGATGGCAACTTAAACGATGTGAAATGGAATCAACAAATAATCGAACAATTGCCGGAAATGTTAAAATCACTTAATAGTCCAGAAACCATATACGTAGCTGACTCAAAACTGGTTACCATAGATAACCTAAAACATTTAGCCAAGAAAAACATTCGCTTCATATCCCGAATTCCTGAGACATTTGGAATAGTACCGTCACTTAAAGATTGGGCCTTTCGCCAAGATAAGTGGCAAGAAATAGAGAATATATTGCCGGATAAAAACGCTGCTGTATATAAGCTTCAGTCCATAAAAGTGAAATTGGGCGACCGTCGTTACCGGTTTATTATCGTACATTCATCAAATCTTGATCAAAAGAAAGAAAAAACATTGAAGCGTACTGCTGAGAATGAACAGAAAAAACTAGAAAAAATCTGTAAAGAAATTGGTAAACAAGAATTTGCTTGCGAAAAAGATGCCATCTCGTACTTAAGACATATGAAAAAGAAACAGGACGGACAGTTCTACCATTTAGATGCAGAAGTAATTGCTGAAGAAAAAAAAGGTGTAGGGCGCCCCAAAACAAAAGAAAAGTCCCCCATAAAAATAGTTTATCGCATAAAGGCTATAGTTAGTGTAATGGATGAAACGGCCTGGCAAATGGCAAAAGAAAGGGCATCAACATTTGTACTGATCACCAATTTAAAAAATCCAAGGGAAAATACAGCAGAAACAATCCTTCGGCATTACAAAGAACAAAACACAGTGGAAATGCGCTTTCGCTTTCTAAAAAACCCCGCAATATTAGGTCAAGTCTTTTTGAAAAAGCCGTCAAGAGTAAAAGCACTTGGATATATATTCTTGATAACCATGTTAATTTATGCACTTATGGAACGTAGAGTTAGACAAAATCTAGCCGCAGAAGGGAAAGTCCTTCAATTAAGCTATCGTTCAAAAGTTAAACAACCAACAGGAATGTTGATTTTGCAAGAGATGACGAACTTTACAATAATTCATATTACCCGTAAATTAGGAAGAAGAGAGAGGTATCTACCAACCAAAACAAGCAAACAACAATTAGAAATAATCCGATTGACAGGATTTGATGAGTCGATATACCTAAAAGAATTATCTATAGTATCATAA
- a CDS encoding LytR/AlgR family response regulator transcription factor, translating into MILNAAIIEDCKEAIIGLKHQLSEIPHINLIGEAENGIDGLKLIMSKQPHVVFLDIDMPGIDGLEVARTISEYNDNSTNKVHTIFTTGYSDFALEAYSCYPVDYLLKPYTEERLKTTINKLIVSITGNNKQSKKLMLKTKEGHALINSDDIVLVNKVNRGTWIHLNDGTKLLASDSLDKIEEMLDSKIFARCHRYNIVNITKIKLIQTSSGKRTYDLVLDKISEVAVVHKEYMAKLESLLATA; encoded by the coding sequence TTGATACTAAATGCGGCTATTATCGAGGATTGTAAAGAAGCAATTATAGGACTTAAACACCAGTTATCAGAAATACCCCATATTAACCTTATTGGAGAAGCTGAAAATGGTATCGATGGTTTAAAGCTTATTATGTCTAAACAACCTCATGTAGTATTTTTAGATATTGATATGCCGGGTATTGATGGTTTGGAAGTCGCCCGTACCATATCGGAGTATAATGATAATAGTACAAATAAGGTGCATACGATTTTTACCACAGGCTACTCGGATTTTGCTCTTGAAGCCTATAGTTGCTATCCGGTTGACTATTTATTAAAACCCTATACTGAGGAACGACTGAAAACTACTATCAATAAACTTATTGTCTCAATAACAGGAAACAATAAGCAATCAAAAAAGTTAATGCTTAAAACAAAAGAGGGACATGCCCTTATAAATAGTGATGATATTGTACTTGTGAATAAGGTTAATAGAGGCACATGGATACATTTAAACGATGGCACGAAATTATTGGCCAGCGACTCCTTGGATAAAATTGAGGAGATGCTTGACAGCAAGATATTCGCACGTTGCCACAGGTATAACATTGTCAATATTACCAAGATAAAACTTATCCAGACTTCATCTGGCAAAAGGACATATGATTTAGTTTTGGATAAAATAAGTGAAGTAGCAGTAGTCCATAAAGAATATATGGCCAAGTTGGAAAGCCTTTTGGCTACTGCCTAA
- a CDS encoding BRO-N domain-containing protein, with translation MTNSNMNELQKVFNYEGQQVRTVLINGEPWFAAKDVCDILEISNSRHATSRLPERMKDTVVLSDAVGRTKEMTIISEPGLYKLVVRSDKPEAEKFTDWVVEEVLPSIRKTGTYSNRHTEIDLLLASAEWQVRAAREIISIKQQLKITEERLDDTVEKTGKIFSYLTDVPDRAKVNRKIKELARCLFGGKVDKATNYVYDIIKDKYGIDVFQRVKNARVKLNRERSLQGKGPYAESTLKQLISGMDIVESEELLDEMMEIIVGLLSKGYKKDA, from the coding sequence ATGACTAACAGCAACATGAACGAGCTTCAAAAAGTATTTAACTACGAAGGGCAACAAGTGCGAACTGTGCTGATTAATGGAGAGCCTTGGTTTGCTGCAAAAGATGTATGTGATATTTTAGAGATAAGCAATTCCAGACATGCTACTTCTAGGCTACCTGAGAGGATGAAAGACACCGTCGTTCTAAGCGACGCTGTCGGCAGAACTAAAGAAATGACTATAATTTCCGAGCCGGGTTTATATAAGTTGGTTGTCAGAAGTGATAAACCGGAAGCAGAGAAGTTTACTGATTGGGTGGTAGAAGAAGTCCTCCCGTCAATCCGCAAGACTGGCACATACAGTAATCGCCACACCGAAATAGACTTACTGCTAGCTTCAGCCGAGTGGCAGGTGAGGGCTGCGCGGGAGATTATCAGTATCAAACAGCAGTTAAAAATAACCGAAGAACGCCTGGATGATACGGTAGAGAAAACTGGTAAAATATTTAGTTATTTAACCGATGTTCCTGATCGGGCCAAAGTTAACCGAAAAATAAAAGAGCTTGCCCGGTGCCTCTTTGGGGGAAAAGTAGATAAAGCGACCAATTATGTTTACGACATAATAAAGGATAAATACGGTATAGATGTTTTCCAGAGGGTTAAAAATGCAAGAGTTAAACTGAACCGTGAAAGAAGTTTGCAGGGCAAGGGGCCATATGCCGAGTCTACTTTAAAACAACTAATAAGCGGGATGGACATTGTTGAAAGCGAGGAATTATTAGATGAAATGATGGAAATTATCGTTGGGCTACTATCTAAAGGCTATAAAAAGGATGCTTAA
- a CDS encoding toprim domain-containing protein, whose translation MLNIRGYQLDVDVARELRSYDWSKPRWTGTKFLACSPFRADRIPSFVVWLNYGTWTDSGADDEDWKSGNFVKLLAFLRNESYEETEDYLLSEYCISYSNAEHLQLNIDLTQTQVSTDLLNNDILKRYAYRHPYLEKQRGIEEKWQQGFRVGYCKKSHAVTFPWFDYRGDLVNIKFRSVIDKRFWYYSGGQPVKNHIYGLNFVIKTRKNRVYIVESEIDAITLWQAGLAAVALGGANLTRQQRNLLLQSPVEELIIATDNDLAGQRIADSIVRQLSGYLDIKKINLPEQVKDVNELDKDKLLRITTHTHAVEFPPFI comes from the coding sequence ATGCTTAATATTAGAGGCTACCAGTTAGATGTTGATGTAGCCAGGGAACTCCGAAGCTACGACTGGTCAAAACCAAGGTGGACAGGCACAAAGTTTCTTGCCTGTTCACCGTTTAGGGCTGACCGCATACCATCCTTTGTCGTATGGCTGAATTACGGAACGTGGACTGATTCCGGTGCTGATGATGAGGACTGGAAAAGTGGTAATTTTGTTAAACTGCTGGCTTTCTTGAGAAACGAATCCTACGAGGAAACAGAGGATTATCTGCTTTCGGAATACTGTATCTCTTACAGTAATGCCGAACATCTCCAGTTAAACATTGATCTGACTCAAACCCAGGTAAGTACCGACCTGCTTAATAATGACATATTAAAAAGATACGCTTACCGGCATCCATACCTTGAAAAACAGCGTGGCATTGAGGAAAAGTGGCAGCAAGGTTTCAGAGTCGGTTATTGCAAAAAGAGCCATGCTGTTACTTTTCCCTGGTTCGATTATCGTGGCGATTTAGTTAATATTAAATTCCGTAGTGTTATAGATAAAAGATTTTGGTACTACTCCGGGGGCCAGCCGGTCAAAAACCACATCTACGGGCTGAACTTTGTTATTAAAACGCGTAAAAATCGGGTTTATATAGTGGAGAGCGAGATTGATGCTATAACATTATGGCAGGCTGGACTGGCCGCAGTTGCTTTAGGCGGGGCCAACCTAACAAGGCAACAGCGTAACCTTTTATTGCAATCACCTGTAGAGGAACTAATTATAGCAACCGATAACGACCTGGCCGGGCAAAGAATTGCTGATAGTATCGTAAGACAGTTAAGCGGATACCTGGATATAAAAAAAATTAACCTGCCAGAACAGGTTAAAGATGTTAATGAACTGGATAAAGATAAACTCCTCAGAATAACCACTCACACACACGCAGTTGAATTTCCACCTTTTATTTAG
- a CDS encoding DnaB-like helicase C-terminal domain-containing protein has protein sequence MIEAQLLSKIIENNDFSILNRYNVGLVDFPTLGEVYLFVRDYVKDNGQTPDYRTVAAACPDFDFQPEIRDEYKYLCSRLKATTAKRQAFELLQHKAAKKFSELPGDKFVAWLKEETQRIEATTMIRINQGTNFATNGEDRAMWYAEAKLNRTRQYIPTPYPSLTDALGGGFEIGDYILLLAFTNRGKSWIASHVGLIAWENEFTVLHYSPELSKRQQALRLDTLKGHYDNTKLRRGILDNEVSYLKYLQDYNPTSNKVPYIIKTMEDLPTGLSLEVIETDIQANPNVKLVIIDGFNLMIHGKGRMRDSMTQTSRQLRQIFGRHKVAGMVVHQTPGKSEKDNKEIAENGARLVKPPKLTDYSETVAVIQDAATALTFDACDGIGRISIEKAREPNVGKVIELRCDFNRGFIQEPDLAALF, from the coding sequence GTGATTGAGGCACAGCTATTATCGAAAATTATAGAGAATAACGATTTTTCCATCTTGAACAGGTATAACGTGGGACTGGTAGATTTCCCTACGCTGGGCGAGGTTTACCTGTTTGTGCGAGATTATGTTAAAGATAACGGCCAGACACCGGATTATCGAACAGTTGCAGCAGCCTGCCCGGACTTCGATTTTCAGCCGGAAATAAGGGATGAGTACAAATACCTATGCTCACGATTAAAGGCTACCACAGCCAAACGTCAGGCGTTTGAGCTACTACAGCACAAGGCTGCTAAGAAGTTCAGCGAGCTTCCAGGAGATAAATTCGTGGCGTGGCTCAAAGAGGAAACCCAGCGGATTGAAGCCACAACCATGATTCGCATAAACCAGGGCACTAACTTTGCCACCAACGGTGAGGATCGAGCCATGTGGTACGCTGAAGCCAAGCTGAACAGAACCAGGCAGTATATTCCGACCCCTTACCCTTCCTTAACCGACGCTTTGGGCGGGGGCTTTGAAATTGGTGATTATATACTGCTCTTGGCCTTTACCAACCGGGGCAAATCGTGGATAGCTTCGCATGTAGGTCTAATTGCCTGGGAAAATGAATTTACAGTGCTTCACTATTCGCCTGAGTTATCCAAACGACAGCAGGCGTTAAGGTTGGATACCTTAAAGGGCCATTACGATAATACCAAACTTCGCCGGGGTATCTTGGATAATGAAGTTTCATATTTAAAATATCTGCAAGATTATAACCCAACATCAAATAAGGTGCCTTACATTATTAAAACGATGGAGGACTTACCTACCGGGCTATCCCTGGAAGTTATAGAAACAGATATTCAGGCCAATCCGAATGTGAAACTGGTAATCATAGACGGCTTTAACCTCATGATTCACGGTAAGGGTCGGATGCGTGATAGCATGACCCAGACCTCCAGGCAACTCCGGCAAATATTCGGGCGGCATAAGGTAGCAGGGATGGTGGTACATCAAACTCCAGGAAAATCCGAGAAGGATAATAAGGAAATTGCTGAGAACGGGGCCAGATTGGTCAAGCCACCAAAGCTGACTGACTACTCCGAAACTGTAGCTGTTATTCAGGATGCCGCGACAGCATTAACTTTCGATGCCTGCGACGGTATAGGTCGTATCAGCATAGAGAAAGCAAGGGAACCAAACGTGGGCAAAGTAATAGAACTACGGTGTGACTTTAACCGGGGCTTTATACAAGAACCTGATTTAGCAGCACTATTTTAA
- a CDS encoding N-acetylmuramoyl-L-alanine amidase has product MVNISVDLLSVGAKNRPGNPMTPKYITVHNTGNTAKGADALAHAAFLKNSNDSTGWHFTVDDKRIVQHIPCWENAWHATDGHGPGNVSSIGIEICVNSDGDYEKAEANAIELIRYLMDKYKIPLTNIVPHQKWYPAKYCPYKILPRWNEFISEIKQPDKVVYTVVAGDNLTKIAAKFGVSLAAIKGANSQIKDFSLIHIGDKINIPLS; this is encoded by the coding sequence ATGGTTAATATTAGCGTAGATTTACTGTCGGTAGGAGCTAAGAACAGACCAGGTAATCCAATGACTCCGAAGTATATTACTGTTCATAATACGGGTAATACTGCCAAGGGTGCTGATGCTTTAGCTCATGCTGCTTTCTTGAAAAACTCGAATGATTCTACTGGATGGCATTTTACTGTTGACGACAAAAGGATTGTTCAGCATATACCCTGTTGGGAAAACGCCTGGCACGCAACCGATGGGCATGGGCCGGGCAATGTTTCTAGTATAGGCATTGAGATTTGTGTTAACTCGGATGGTGATTACGAAAAAGCAGAAGCTAATGCCATTGAGCTAATCCGTTACCTGATGGACAAGTATAAGATACCGCTAACAAACATTGTGCCACACCAAAAATGGTATCCAGCTAAGTATTGCCCATATAAAATTTTACCGAGGTGGAATGAGTTTATTAGTGAAATTAAACAGCCGGATAAGGTAGTTTATACTGTAGTGGCTGGTGATAACTTAACGAAAATTGCTGCCAAGTTCGGAGTATCCTTGGCCGCCATCAAAGGTGCGAATTCGCAGATTAAAGATTTTAGCCTGATTCACATCGGGGATAAGATTAATATCCCGTTAAGCTAA
- a CDS encoding CAP domain-containing protein produces the protein MKAKKLNIILVMVAVAISLAVYYYSTIRLTTATKGTISPGSNVIYTTNSQSVYNLLKKYGFNVKMVTNNTKPSNPALAPTSTTAQGLSADEQTMFNLVNKERVANGLKPLELDMRLVKTARLKSQDMVKLGYFDHQSPTYGSPFDMMKQFRISFSYAGENLAGSPDVNTAHVNLMNSPGHRENILRPEFTHIGIGVFDGSRYGKIFTQQFIRVE, from the coding sequence ATGAAGGCAAAAAAGTTAAATATAATTCTTGTGATGGTAGCTGTAGCTATATCTCTCGCTGTCTATTATTACAGCACCATTAGGTTGACTACTGCGACAAAAGGCACAATAAGCCCAGGAAGTAATGTTATTTACACAACTAACAGTCAATCCGTTTATAACCTACTGAAAAAATATGGCTTCAACGTAAAGATGGTTACTAACAACACAAAACCGTCAAATCCTGCACTGGCTCCTACCTCGACAACCGCACAGGGATTATCTGCCGACGAGCAGACTATGTTTAATCTGGTCAATAAAGAGAGGGTGGCCAACGGGTTAAAGCCGCTGGAGCTTGATATGCGATTGGTTAAGACCGCCAGACTGAAATCGCAAGATATGGTTAAACTCGGTTATTTCGACCATCAATCGCCAACTTACGGCTCACCGTTTGATATGATGAAGCAATTCCGTATTAGCTTTAGCTACGCTGGGGAAAATCTGGCCGGGTCACCGGATGTTAATACTGCTCATGTTAACTTGATGAACTCGCCGGGCCACAGGGAAAACATTCTGAGGCCAGAGTTTACCCATATTGGGATCGGTGTTTTTGATGGTAGCCGTTATGGTAAAATATTTACTCAGCAATTTATTAGGGTGGAATAG
- a CDS encoding IS630 family transposase, with protein MPFISQRAKLDLTTEEINRLEKIIHSRTESVSHIERAKMFLLYHQGETIASIGRILETNRAKVERHIDKILQFGLDIALNDLPRSGRPDTITKEDKAWLVSLACQKPKEFGYSYELWTTDLLAKHARNHCVENGHPTLQNLAKGTVSKILSANNVKPHKIKYYLEKRDPEFEQKMANVLYVYKEVEMVSKNDEQSMYAYISYDEKPGIQAIENIAPDLSPSPGTYSCLARDYEYVRHGTLSLMAGIDLVTGHILAQVEDRHRSIEFVEFLKMISEYYKDIEKIVIILDNHSAHISKETRAYLSTVPNRFEFVFTPKHGSWLNLIESFFGKMAKSMLRAIRVKTKEELKDRIYKYIKEINDCPTVYRWKYKMDDIEII; from the coding sequence ATGCCATTCATAAGTCAAAGAGCAAAATTAGATTTGACAACAGAAGAAATAAATAGATTAGAAAAAATTATACATTCAAGAACAGAAAGTGTGAGTCATATTGAACGGGCTAAAATGTTTCTCTTGTATCATCAAGGAGAAACAATAGCTTCAATTGGTAGAATATTAGAGACTAACCGTGCAAAAGTAGAACGACATATAGATAAAATTTTACAATTTGGCTTAGATATAGCACTCAATGATCTTCCTCGTTCAGGCAGGCCGGATACAATAACCAAAGAAGATAAAGCGTGGCTTGTTTCTCTTGCTTGCCAAAAACCTAAGGAATTTGGATATAGCTATGAATTATGGACAACAGATTTATTAGCCAAACATGCACGAAATCATTGTGTAGAAAATGGCCATCCAACCCTGCAAAATCTAGCAAAAGGTACAGTATCAAAAATACTTTCAGCAAACAATGTTAAGCCACATAAAATTAAATATTACTTGGAAAAAAGGGATCCAGAATTTGAACAAAAAATGGCTAACGTGTTATATGTCTATAAAGAAGTTGAAATGGTATCAAAAAATGATGAACAATCAATGTATGCTTATATATCATATGATGAAAAACCCGGTATTCAAGCTATAGAAAATATTGCTCCGGATCTTTCTCCTTCTCCTGGAACGTATTCATGTCTTGCTCGTGATTATGAATATGTTCGCCATGGTACACTTAGTCTCATGGCCGGTATTGATTTGGTAACAGGTCATATCTTAGCTCAAGTAGAAGACCGCCATCGTAGTATTGAGTTTGTAGAGTTTCTAAAAATGATAAGTGAGTACTACAAAGATATAGAGAAAATAGTAATTATATTGGACAACCACTCCGCTCATATTTCAAAAGAAACAAGGGCTTATCTTAGTACTGTCCCAAATCGTTTTGAATTTGTTTTTACACCAAAACATGGATCCTGGTTGAACTTAATTGAATCATTTTTTGGCAAAATGGCTAAATCAATGCTGAGGGCTATTAGGGTAAAAACTAAAGAAGAATTAAAAGATAGAATTTACAAATATATAAAAGAAATTAATGATTGTCCTACTGTTTACCGCTGGAAGTACAAAATGGATGATATTGAAATAATTTAA